From one Haloferax marinisediminis genomic stretch:
- a CDS encoding DEAD/DEAH box helicase, with protein sequence MKVAEAVPEFADAFGFEEFNRMQREALPGILDTDHNVVASAPTASGKTALAELAICKTLRDDGTALFIAPLRALTTEKETEWERFEDLGYSVYVVTGERELNPRRAARADILVMTPEKTDSATRKHDSARYSFIENVDCVVIDEVHLLDSETRGGVLEVTVSRMRRICDPRIVALSATMPNIDDVAAWLDAPRETTFEFGDDYRPVDLHAGVKTYTHGENSFADKYRRLYRAFDLAEPHIRDGGQSLVFVSSRQDAVRAAEKARDELAKRDVPIGARGDYDFHNEAKELSNDSLRKGVLDGVGFHHAGLARDDREAVEEWFKEGKIQLLFSTSTLAWGVNLPARCVVIRDTKHHDPLEGEVDISPLDILQMLGRAGRPGYDDVGYGWVVCDHADQNKYRRLLREGKEIESRLAEDLDAHLNAEIAMGTIRDLDDVMSWLETTFYYRRAQSDPSAYDFEDLRSRVRDVLDRLVSRGFVEMDDDLSIDATPLGRLTSKYYLRLGTATRFATLANRDRITADGILEAVAGAADFRQVSSRQSEVDAVNSVLAGVSTELEDGPRKVLAILHASMANSTPSELRSDAWVIRQNALRLLSALREFLDTFADARAANLARRVEARVDHGVSGDAAALTAVDGIGPGRARTLATGGLSSPADVVDAGVKELTRAGLSQGVAERVVESAKNHPAPEIEWGAFPETVARGESDMHDIRVTNAAGGGSVGIRVTVNGVEMSAKECYLTDEVVVPVGVFGATDDELAFTVEVTFPDLPLLPIRETRTVRVE encoded by the coding sequence GTGAAAGTCGCCGAGGCGGTTCCCGAATTCGCCGACGCGTTCGGGTTCGAGGAGTTCAACCGAATGCAACGGGAGGCCCTTCCGGGCATCCTCGACACCGACCACAACGTGGTCGCGTCCGCGCCCACTGCCAGCGGAAAGACGGCGCTCGCGGAACTCGCGATCTGCAAGACGCTCCGCGACGACGGGACCGCACTGTTCATCGCCCCGCTTCGCGCCCTGACAACCGAAAAAGAGACCGAGTGGGAACGGTTCGAAGACCTCGGCTACTCCGTCTACGTCGTGACCGGTGAACGCGAGTTGAACCCCCGACGCGCCGCACGCGCGGACATCCTCGTGATGACGCCGGAGAAGACCGACTCCGCCACGCGTAAACACGACTCCGCGCGCTACTCGTTCATCGAGAACGTCGACTGCGTCGTCATCGACGAAGTCCACCTGCTCGACTCTGAAACCCGTGGCGGCGTCCTCGAAGTCACCGTCTCGCGGATGCGTCGCATCTGCGACCCGCGTATCGTGGCGCTCTCGGCGACGATGCCGAACATCGACGACGTGGCGGCGTGGCTGGACGCCCCCCGCGAGACGACGTTCGAGTTCGGCGACGACTACCGCCCCGTCGACTTGCACGCGGGCGTGAAGACGTACACGCACGGCGAGAACTCGTTCGCGGACAAGTACCGCCGCCTCTACCGGGCGTTCGACCTCGCAGAACCTCACATCCGCGACGGTGGGCAGTCGCTCGTCTTCGTCTCCTCGCGGCAGGACGCGGTCCGTGCCGCCGAGAAAGCGCGCGACGAACTCGCCAAACGAGACGTGCCAATCGGCGCTCGCGGCGACTACGACTTCCACAACGAGGCGAAAGAACTGAGCAACGACTCGCTTCGAAAGGGCGTCTTGGACGGCGTCGGATTCCACCACGCTGGCCTCGCCCGCGACGACCGCGAGGCGGTCGAAGAGTGGTTCAAAGAAGGGAAGATTCAGCTCCTGTTTTCGACGTCGACGCTGGCGTGGGGCGTGAACCTCCCTGCGCGCTGTGTCGTCATCCGCGACACGAAACACCACGACCCACTCGAAGGCGAAGTCGACATCTCGCCGCTCGACATCCTCCAGATGCTCGGGCGCGCCGGCCGACCCGGATACGACGACGTTGGATACGGGTGGGTCGTCTGCGACCACGCAGACCAGAACAAGTACCGCCGCCTCCTCCGCGAAGGCAAGGAAATCGAGTCACGGCTCGCCGAGGACCTCGATGCACACCTCAACGCCGAAATCGCGATGGGAACGATTCGGGACTTAGACGACGTGATGTCGTGGCTGGAGACGACGTTCTACTACCGACGGGCGCAGTCGGACCCGAGCGCGTACGACTTCGAAGACCTGCGCTCTCGCGTCCGCGACGTCCTCGACCGACTGGTCTCTCGCGGGTTCGTCGAGATGGACGACGACCTCTCTATCGACGCGACACCGCTCGGTCGTCTCACCTCCAAGTACTACCTCCGCCTCGGGACCGCGACGCGGTTCGCCACGCTCGCCAACCGCGACCGAATCACGGCCGATGGCATCCTCGAAGCGGTCGCCGGCGCGGCCGACTTCCGACAGGTCTCGTCTCGACAGTCCGAAGTCGACGCCGTCAACTCGGTGCTCGCAGGCGTCTCGACCGAACTCGAAGACGGCCCGCGAAAGGTGCTGGCGATTCTCCACGCGAGCATGGCGAACTCGACGCCGAGCGAACTCCGCAGCGACGCGTGGGTCATCCGCCAGAACGCGCTTCGTCTCCTCTCGGCGCTCCGTGAATTCTTGGATACCTTCGCGGACGCCCGCGCGGCGAACCTCGCTCGCCGGGTCGAAGCACGCGTAGACCACGGCGTCAGCGGCGATGCCGCGGCACTCACTGCGGTCGATGGTATCGGCCCCGGCCGCGCTCGCACACTCGCAACCGGAGGCCTCTCTTCGCCCGCCGACGTGGTCGACGCTGGCGTGAAAGAACTCACTCGCGCGGGACTCTCGCAGGGCGTGGCCGAACGCGTCGTCGAGAGCGCCAAGAACCATCCCGCACCCGAAATCGAGTGGGGCGCGTTCCCCGAGACGGTCGCCCGCGGCGAGAGCGACATGCACGATATCCGTGTGACCAACGCCGCCGGTGGCGGGTCAGTCGGTATCCGCGTCACCGTCAACGGCGTGGAGATGTCGGCAAAAGAGTGCTACCTCACGGACGAGGTGGTCGTCCCCGTCGGTGTCTTCGGCGCGACGGACGACGAACTGGCGTTCACCGTCGAAGTGACGTTCCCCGACTTACCGTTGCTCCCGATTCGGGAGACGCGGACGGTTCGGGTGGAGTAG
- a CDS encoding HAD family hydrolase, whose product MDANVVLFDMDGVLVDSEQYWHAFEDDWVFADAIESGDPAHEEITGMNFREIYDYLDEAYGTTVTKAEFVAAYQENSVDVYGEKVVLMDGAEELFADLRAAGKKVAIVSSAPQDWISVVRERFDLDPLDLVLSADDIDDPGKPEPHIYEEAAERLGVTPEDCVVVEDSVNGIESAARSGAHTIAYRADHNAALDLSQADEIVDGPEELRTALLG is encoded by the coding sequence ATGGATGCGAACGTCGTGCTGTTCGACATGGATGGAGTGTTAGTCGATTCCGAGCAGTACTGGCACGCCTTCGAAGACGACTGGGTCTTCGCGGATGCCATCGAGTCGGGCGACCCCGCACACGAAGAGATTACGGGAATGAACTTCCGCGAGATATACGACTACCTCGACGAGGCCTACGGAACGACCGTCACGAAAGCGGAGTTCGTCGCGGCGTACCAAGAGAACAGCGTGGACGTCTACGGCGAGAAAGTCGTCTTGATGGACGGCGCAGAAGAACTCTTCGCAGACCTCCGCGCCGCGGGCAAGAAAGTCGCCATCGTCTCGTCGGCCCCACAAGATTGGATTTCGGTCGTCCGCGAACGGTTCGACCTCGACCCACTCGACTTGGTCCTCTCGGCAGACGACATCGACGACCCGGGCAAACCCGAACCCCACATCTACGAGGAGGCCGCCGAGCGACTCGGCGTCACCCCCGAAGACTGCGTCGTCGTCGAAGACTCGGTCAACGGCATCGAGTCGGCCGCCCGCTCGGGTGCGCACACAATCGCGTACCGCGCGGACCACAACGCCGCGTTAGACCTCTCGCAGGCGGACGAAATCGTCGACGGGCCCGAAGAACTTCGGACCGCGTTGCTCGGTTGA
- a CDS encoding Sjogren's syndrome/scleroderma autoantigen 1 family protein, whose amino-acid sequence MESIRVFAGDCTIRFEGSRDRVQRGRVVVVAKPDRTVLVHDISGYQPVAWLTRADSLTVESGPASFSLVARAGDQVLTVDSHDSARRSEYPASEAGVPVGSHPDTGEPLVRTSGTVVGLDSGVEFPLPAGATVLDSTCDDCGLPLMRVERGATFEVCIDRQCDPLDDHVKDRFDGEWTCPDCGSPLRIIRRGGRLLAGCDAYPTCETAFSVPTGVVVDDCDCGLPIFETGRGRRCLDSTCEFA is encoded by the coding sequence ATGGAATCAATCCGCGTCTTCGCCGGTGACTGCACTATCCGATTCGAGGGGTCTCGTGACCGCGTCCAACGTGGTCGGGTTGTCGTCGTCGCCAAACCTGACCGAACCGTCCTCGTCCACGACATCTCGGGATACCAACCCGTGGCGTGGTTGACTCGCGCCGACTCCTTGACCGTCGAGTCCGGCCCGGCATCGTTCAGCCTCGTCGCCCGCGCTGGCGACCAGGTCCTCACCGTCGACTCACACGACTCTGCTCGTCGTTCTGAGTACCCCGCGAGCGAGGCGGGCGTCCCGGTCGGAAGCCACCCCGACACCGGCGAACCGCTCGTCCGAACGAGTGGCACTGTCGTCGGTCTCGACTCGGGCGTGGAGTTCCCGCTGCCTGCAGGTGCGACGGTCCTCGATTCGACGTGTGACGACTGTGGCCTGCCACTGATGCGAGTCGAACGCGGGGCCACGTTCGAGGTCTGTATCGACCGCCAGTGCGACCCGCTGGACGACCACGTGAAAGACCGATTCGACGGCGAGTGGACCTGTCCGGACTGCGGGTCACCGCTCCGCATCATCCGTCGGGGCGGTCGCTTGCTCGCCGGATGCGACGCCTATCCCACGTGTGAGACGGCCTTTTCGGTCCCCACGGGTGTCGTCGTCGACGACTGCGACTGTGGCCTGCCGATATTCGAGACGGGTCGTGGCCGGCGGTGTCTCGACTCGACGTGTGAGTTCGCATGA
- the endA gene encoding tRNA-intron lyase: MQGRLEDGVVHLPGDARQRFHDSRGYGRPTGGNDLDVAPVEAAHLLSRGDIDSVDGMGLRELLARTGTTLDFVVYKDLRDRGFYLSPAREAWPGVDDPEGADFLVYPRGKGPWDGEVEYRIRVVGERQSIPVSSLGETVLAIVDEDGDLTYFDTEGYDPEGTAVEDLPSGLDAELLSDRALLWDGVDQLYQQGFYGQRLYGRNADSGPLQLSLLEAAYLARRDVLDIAESDVVSRGHDVEGDRFDRRLAVYTALREMKTVPKSGFKFGSDFRVYTDFETVSNLSHSEFLVRVVTPDHTFVPRDLSLDVRLAGGVRKRMVFALTDANGQIDWLSVSRLTP; the protein is encoded by the coding sequence ATGCAAGGACGCCTCGAAGACGGTGTCGTCCATCTCCCGGGCGACGCCCGACAGCGGTTCCACGACTCACGTGGCTATGGGAGGCCGACCGGTGGGAACGACCTCGACGTCGCGCCCGTCGAGGCCGCACATCTCCTCTCGCGCGGCGATATCGACAGCGTCGACGGCATGGGCCTGCGCGAACTCCTCGCGCGGACCGGCACGACGCTCGACTTCGTCGTCTACAAAGACCTGCGCGACCGGGGATTCTACCTCTCGCCTGCGCGCGAAGCGTGGCCCGGTGTGGACGACCCAGAAGGCGCGGATTTCCTCGTCTACCCGCGTGGAAAGGGTCCGTGGGACGGTGAGGTCGAGTATCGAATCCGCGTCGTCGGTGAGCGCCAGTCGATTCCTGTCTCGTCGCTCGGTGAGACCGTTCTCGCCATCGTCGACGAAGACGGCGACCTGACGTACTTCGACACCGAGGGGTACGACCCCGAGGGGACGGCCGTCGAGGACCTTCCGTCCGGCCTCGACGCTGAACTGCTTTCGGACCGCGCGCTCCTGTGGGACGGCGTCGACCAGCTCTACCAGCAGGGCTTCTACGGCCAGCGACTCTACGGTCGCAACGCCGACAGTGGACCGCTCCAACTGTCGCTTCTCGAAGCGGCGTATCTCGCCCGACGTGACGTCCTCGACATCGCCGAATCCGACGTAGTCTCGCGCGGCCACGACGTCGAAGGCGACCGATTCGACCGCCGACTCGCGGTCTACACCGCACTTCGAGAGATGAAGACGGTCCCCAAGAGCGGGTTCAAGTTTGGGTCCGACTTCCGGGTCTACACCGACTTCGAGACGGTCTCGAACCTCTCGCACTCCGAGTTCCTCGTGCGCGTGGTCACACCCGACCACACGTTCGTCCCGCGTGACCTCTCACTGGACGTTCGCCTCGCCGGCGGTGTCCGCAAGCGAATGGTTTTTGCGCTGACCGACGCCAACGGACAGATAGACTGGCTTTCGGTCAGTCGGCTTACGCCATGA
- a CDS encoding tryptophan--tRNA ligase, which produces MTDDEPAERIRTDGGTAEGKDEVALDPWGSSTIADYRKLFEEFGIEEFDEILDEVPNPHYLMRRGVIFGHRDYRPVLEAMRDGDDFAVLSGFMPTGDPHIGHKLVFDEIIWHQQQGGDAYGLIADMEAHSARGISWDEINEHSRDYLLSLIALGFDTEEGELYRQSDNDRLQRLAFELGGKANYSEFEGIYGFDGETNISHMQSVVTQMADILYPQLDDPKPTVIPVGPDQDPHVRFARDLATRMRFFKVTEAFASFELDDTERPVVAAAYDAREEYADEPDIPRCGEAAEWLADANLDAAGILVEESVRDSAVEKLENAGMEPLRPRIRFFARQATDEAFEALIEEIDGEKRRYDQHIDAFDIDVEEAEDLAREVEAHHGGYGFIPPSSIYHRFMTGLTGGKMSSSIPASHISLLDDPEDGYNKVKSATTGGRDTAEEQRRLGGEADKCPVYELYAYLLTGDDDELAKEVYDECIGGERLCGGCKEQAATMMREFLEDHQEKREEAEAVLDSLDIDLETERRGVAAEH; this is translated from the coding sequence ATGACAGACGACGAACCCGCGGAGCGAATCCGCACCGATGGAGGCACAGCAGAGGGGAAAGACGAAGTCGCCCTCGACCCGTGGGGCTCGTCGACCATCGCCGACTACCGGAAGTTGTTCGAGGAGTTCGGCATCGAGGAGTTCGACGAAATCCTCGACGAGGTGCCGAACCCGCACTACCTGATGCGCCGCGGCGTCATCTTCGGCCACCGCGACTACCGTCCAGTCCTCGAAGCGATGCGTGACGGCGACGACTTCGCTGTCCTCTCGGGATTCATGCCGACGGGCGACCCGCACATCGGCCACAAACTCGTCTTCGACGAGATAATCTGGCATCAACAGCAGGGTGGCGACGCGTACGGCCTCATCGCCGACATGGAGGCACACTCTGCCCGCGGCATCTCGTGGGACGAAATCAACGAGCACAGTCGTGACTACCTGCTGTCGCTCATCGCACTCGGATTCGACACCGAGGAAGGTGAACTCTACCGACAGTCGGACAACGACCGTCTCCAGCGACTCGCGTTCGAACTTGGCGGGAAGGCCAACTACTCCGAGTTCGAGGGCATCTACGGCTTCGACGGCGAGACGAACATCTCCCACATGCAGTCGGTCGTCACGCAGATGGCCGACATCCTCTACCCGCAGTTGGACGACCCGAAACCGACGGTCATCCCCGTCGGTCCCGACCAGGACCCCCACGTCCGCTTCGCTCGTGACCTCGCCACGCGGATGCGCTTCTTCAAGGTGACAGAAGCGTTCGCGTCGTTCGAACTCGACGACACCGAGCGCCCGGTCGTGGCCGCGGCCTACGACGCCCGCGAGGAGTACGCCGATGAACCCGACATCCCGAGGTGTGGTGAAGCAGCCGAGTGGTTGGCCGACGCGAACCTCGACGCCGCCGGCATCCTCGTCGAGGAGTCCGTCCGCGACTCCGCGGTCGAGAAACTCGAAAACGCCGGGATGGAACCGCTCCGTCCCCGAATCCGCTTCTTCGCCCGACAGGCGACAGACGAGGCGTTCGAGGCACTCATCGAGGAAATCGACGGCGAGAAACGCCGATACGACCAGCACATCGACGCCTTCGACATCGACGTCGAGGAAGCAGAAGACCTCGCCCGCGAGGTCGAAGCCCACCACGGCGGCTACGGGTTCATTCCGCCGTCGTCCATCTACCACCGCTTCATGACCGGTCTCACGGGCGGCAAGATGTCGTCGTCCATCCCTGCGAGTCACATCTCGCTCCTCGACGACCCCGAAGACGGCTACAACAAGGTCAAATCCGCCACGACTGGCGGCCGCGACACCGCCGAAGAACAGCGCCGTCTCGGTGGCGAGGCCGACAAGTGTCCCGTCTACGAACTCTATGCGTACCTCCTCACTGGCGACGACGACGAACTCGCCAAAGAGGTGTACGACGAGTGTATCGGCGGCGAGCGACTCTGCGGAGGGTGCAAAGAACAGGCCGCGACGATGATGCGCGAGTTCCTCGAAGACCACCAGGAAAAGCGCGAAGAAGCCGAAGCAGTCCTCGACTCGCTCGACATCGATTTGGAGACTGAGCGACGGGGAGTGGCCGCCGAACACTAA
- a CDS encoding ornithine cyclodeaminase family protein, with amino-acid sequence MVRILSADAVRELLSLSELFPVVEEAFVKQGRGEVERPPRPHFPVGIDVDVTRNGIGGTVPQPADAEQQAPLGTALTMPAYIHGREVYATKLAAVHEHNAEQGLPTVNAQVVLTDATTGLPLAFLDGTTITSARTGCIGGLAVEYLAYDPIRLGVLGAGTQARWQTRAIAAGSDVESVHIYSPSDSREACAADLREAGLPAEAVDSPEEAVSDATVVVTTTTSTEPVFDGEWLEPGTLVVAVGAYTAEMQELDPTTFDRAARVFADVPEEVADIGDIRAAGLAESDLVPLSEVFEGVVGREADDEILVVESVGSAVLDAATAEYLYEKARARGIGEDVGL; translated from the coding sequence ATGGTTCGCATCCTCTCTGCTGACGCCGTCCGCGAACTTCTCTCACTCTCAGAACTCTTCCCCGTCGTCGAAGAAGCGTTCGTGAAACAGGGCCGCGGTGAAGTAGAGCGACCGCCGAGGCCACACTTTCCGGTCGGAATCGACGTCGACGTGACCAGAAACGGGATCGGGGGAACAGTGCCACAGCCAGCCGACGCCGAGCAGCAGGCCCCACTCGGGACTGCACTGACGATGCCGGCGTACATTCACGGCCGAGAAGTGTATGCGACGAAACTCGCTGCCGTCCACGAACACAACGCCGAACAGGGACTTCCGACGGTGAACGCACAGGTCGTGTTGACCGACGCGACGACGGGACTGCCGCTCGCATTCCTCGATGGGACGACCATCACGAGCGCTCGCACGGGGTGTATCGGCGGATTGGCCGTAGAGTACCTCGCGTACGACCCAATTCGGCTCGGCGTCCTCGGGGCAGGGACACAAGCACGCTGGCAGACTCGTGCCATCGCTGCCGGGTCAGACGTCGAATCGGTTCACATCTACTCGCCGAGCGACTCCCGCGAGGCGTGTGCAGCAGACCTCCGCGAAGCGGGACTCCCCGCAGAAGCAGTCGATTCACCCGAAGAGGCCGTCTCCGATGCAACCGTCGTCGTCACCACGACGACTAGCACGGAACCAGTCTTCGACGGCGAGTGGCTCGAACCGGGAACGCTCGTCGTCGCCGTCGGGGCCTACACCGCGGAGATGCAGGAACTCGACCCGACGACCTTCGACCGAGCAGCACGGGTGTTCGCCGACGTACCCGAGGAAGTCGCCGACATCGGTGACATTCGCGCAGCGGGTCTCGCGGAGTCCGACCTCGTCCCCCTCTCCGAGGTGTTCGAGGGCGTCGTCGGCCGGGAAGCGGACGACGAGATACTCGTCGTCGAGAGCGTTGGCTCGGCGGTTCTGGACGCGGCGACTGCCGAATATCTCTACGAAAAGGCGCGAGCGAGAGGTATCGGCGAAGATGTCGGGTTGTAG
- a CDS encoding NAD(P)/FAD-dependent oxidoreductase yields the protein MHVLIVGGGVVGLACAHALADRGAEVTVCEAGTLGGGSSGRAAGGIRTQFSTRVNVELSLSSIPVWESFDDEFGVDIDYRRPGYLFLARTEETAAAFRKNVEMQTDAGAPSRLLDPDEAREYVPELRTEQFVAATYSPADGIADPHSAVQGYVEAVRSMGGDIRSNTPVTGLSREGEDSDSDGEGWRVETPDETIEVDAVVCAAGAWTKRVAALADIDLPIAPRRRQIAVVEPDGDLPEDAPLTIDLDTGSYFRPERDDTAIVGGHFAEEDPDVDPDRFDESMDIEWAVEATERANDCAAYFGPETKIRNGWAGLYAVTPDHHAILDEVAPGFVVAAGFSGHGFQHAPATGEAVADRCLGENECEVDVSALSAARFESGETLTEQNVA from the coding sequence ATGCACGTCCTCATCGTCGGCGGCGGCGTCGTCGGACTCGCCTGCGCCCACGCGCTCGCCGACCGTGGCGCCGAAGTCACCGTCTGTGAGGCGGGGACACTCGGCGGCGGAAGTTCAGGCCGCGCGGCGGGCGGTATCCGCACACAGTTTTCGACGCGCGTGAACGTCGAACTCTCGCTTTCGAGTATTCCCGTCTGGGAGTCGTTCGACGACGAGTTCGGCGTCGATATCGACTATCGACGACCGGGCTATCTCTTCTTGGCCCGGACCGAGGAGACGGCCGCGGCCTTCCGCAAAAACGTCGAGATGCAGACCGATGCTGGCGCGCCGAGTCGGCTCCTCGACCCAGACGAGGCACGCGAGTACGTCCCCGAACTTCGCACAGAACAGTTCGTCGCCGCCACCTACTCACCCGCCGACGGAATCGCGGACCCACACTCTGCCGTTCAGGGGTACGTAGAGGCAGTCCGAAGCATGGGCGGTGACATCCGGAGCAACACGCCAGTGACCGGCCTCTCACGCGAGGGCGAGGATAGTGACAGCGACGGCGAGGGGTGGCGCGTCGAGACGCCTGACGAGACCATCGAGGTAGACGCCGTGGTGTGTGCGGCGGGTGCCTGGACGAAGCGGGTCGCTGCACTCGCGGATATCGACCTACCAATCGCACCTCGTCGGCGGCAAATCGCCGTCGTCGAACCCGACGGCGACCTCCCCGAAGATGCACCGCTGACTATCGACCTCGACACAGGGTCGTACTTCCGGCCAGAACGTGACGACACTGCCATCGTCGGCGGCCACTTCGCCGAGGAAGATCCGGACGTCGACCCCGACCGGTTCGACGAGTCGATGGACATCGAATGGGCGGTCGAAGCGACCGAACGGGCCAACGACTGTGCCGCGTACTTCGGCCCGGAGACGAAGATTCGGAACGGGTGGGCCGGGTTGTACGCCGTGACCCCCGACCACCACGCAATTTTGGACGAAGTCGCGCCGGGGTTCGTCGTCGCGGCCGGCTTCTCTGGACACGGGTTCCAGCACGCACCGGCGACGGGTGAAGCAGTTGCGGACCGCTGTCTCGGCGAGAACGAGTGCGAGGTGGACGTCTCTGCCCTCTCAGCCGCCCGGTTCGAGTCTGGCGAGACGCTCACAGAACAGAACGTGGCGTGA
- the pheS gene encoding phenylalanine--tRNA ligase subunit alpha: MRLPESQVAVLNAASATDERTIEQLAEATDLKPETVTGAAFDLRDDGLVSVTETVEEDVELTDEGVEYAEDGLPEVRLYRAALDVGDGDSVPMGQVIGASSLGGPQVDIALSNFARKGYGHIDSGELAPDADADPDADEEAAALAALVAGDDVDDDVLDQLESRNLVVRRERTIRTITLTDEGVTALMEGVEAAETVDRLTPEMLTSGEWEDVEFTEYNVEADAPEVRGGKKHILRQTADRVKDVLVGMGFSEMEGPHADADFWINDCLFMPQDHPARTHWDRFALDVPPMEDIPEDLIDRVRDAHLNGVGEDGDGYHSPWSEDFARAIALRGHTTSLSMRYLSGHEVGELEPPQRYFSVEKVYRNDTLDPTHLLEFYQIEGWVMAEDLSVRDLMGTFEEFYSHFGITDIQFKPHYNPYTEPSFELFGRHPETGELIEIGNSGMFREEVLRPLGVECDVMAWGLALERLLMLMYGFDDIRDVHGTMCDLDLLRETEVLR, translated from the coding sequence ATGCGACTTCCGGAATCACAGGTCGCGGTGTTGAACGCCGCGAGCGCTACAGACGAACGGACGATAGAACAGTTGGCGGAGGCGACAGACCTGAAACCAGAGACGGTGACGGGTGCTGCCTTCGACCTGCGCGACGACGGCCTCGTGTCGGTCACAGAGACCGTCGAGGAAGACGTCGAACTAACCGACGAAGGTGTCGAGTACGCCGAAGACGGCCTCCCCGAGGTCCGACTCTACCGCGCCGCACTCGACGTTGGCGACGGCGACTCGGTCCCGATGGGACAGGTCATCGGCGCCTCCTCGCTCGGCGGCCCACAGGTCGACATCGCGCTGTCGAACTTCGCGCGAAAGGGCTACGGGCACATCGACTCGGGCGAACTCGCGCCCGACGCGGACGCCGACCCCGACGCAGACGAAGAAGCGGCCGCACTCGCGGCCCTCGTCGCAGGCGACGACGTCGACGACGACGTCCTCGACCAACTCGAATCACGCAACCTCGTGGTTCGCCGCGAGCGAACCATTCGGACCATCACCCTCACCGACGAGGGCGTCACGGCCCTGATGGAGGGTGTCGAGGCGGCCGAGACGGTGGACCGTCTCACTCCCGAGATGCTCACCTCCGGCGAGTGGGAAGACGTCGAGTTCACCGAGTACAACGTCGAAGCCGACGCACCCGAGGTCCGCGGCGGCAAGAAACACATCCTTCGACAGACCGCAGACCGCGTAAAAGACGTGCTCGTCGGCATGGGCTTCTCCGAGATGGAAGGCCCCCACGCCGACGCGGACTTCTGGATCAACGACTGCCTGTTCATGCCGCAGGACCACCCGGCGCGCACTCACTGGGACCGATTCGCCCTCGACGTGCCGCCGATGGAAGACATCCCAGAAGACCTCATCGACCGCGTCCGCGATGCGCACCTCAACGGTGTCGGCGAAGACGGTGACGGCTACCACTCGCCGTGGAGCGAGGACTTCGCCCGCGCAATCGCGCTTCGTGGGCACACCACGTCGCTGTCGATGCGCTACCTCTCGGGCCACGAAGTCGGGGAGTTAGAGCCGCCGCAGCGGTACTTCTCCGTCGAGAAGGTCTACCGGAACGACACGCTGGACCCGACGCACCTGCTCGAATTCTACCAGATCGAAGGCTGGGTGATGGCCGAAGACCTCTCGGTGCGCGACCTGATGGGCACCTTCGAGGAGTTCTACTCACACTTCGGCATCACGGACATCCAGTTCAAACCGCACTACAACCCCTACACGGAGCCGTCGTTCGAACTGTTCGGCCGACACCCCGAGACGGGCGAACTCATCGAAATCGGCAACTCCGGGATGTTCCGCGAGGAGGTCCTTCGGCCACTCGGCGTCGAGTGCGACGTGATGGCGTGGGGGCTCGCACTGGAGCGTCTGTTGATGCTCATGTACGGCTTCGACGACATCCGCGACGTCCACGGAACGATGTGTGACCTCGACCTGCTCCGCGAAACGGAGGTGCTCCGATAA